The following are encoded in a window of Onthophagus taurus isolate NC chromosome 3, IU_Otau_3.0, whole genome shotgun sequence genomic DNA:
- the LOC111413519 gene encoding leucine-rich repeat-containing protein 57-like, translating to MGNSGLSQHIETAKKTGVLRVSGSLNDFPPGFLQLEGSLRTLDLSDNKFVTLPNDISRFMQLKHLNLNKNKLTKIPDCIGALTKLETFNICHNNLTSLPRTITNLINLKQVFLSDNHIKDFPTVFCGLKHLDVLDLSRNEIRCVPSDINGLNVSELNLNQNQISDLSYQIVYCPRLKTLRLEENCLQINAISPRLLKESKISNLSLEGNLFEMKQLMNIDGYEAYMERYTAVKKKLF from the coding sequence atGGGCAACTCAGGATTATCTCAACATATTGAAACGGCGAAGAAAACGGGAGTTTTACGAGTTTCCGGCAGCCTAAATGATTTTCCACCCGGATTTCTCCAACTTGAAGGGTCTTTGAGAACATTGGATCTTTCGGATAACAAATTTGTTACTCTCCCGAACGATATTAGCCGCTTCATGCAACTAAAACATctcaatttgaataaaaataagctCACGAAAATCCCTGATTGTATTGGAGCACTAACTAAGTTGGAAACTTTCAACATCTGTCACAATAATTTAACCAGTTTACCACGAACAAttacgaatttaattaatttaaaacaagtttttttaagtGATAATCATATCAAAGATTTCCCCACGGTTTTCTGCGGGTTAAAACATTTGGATGTGTTGGATTTGTCTCGTAATGAGATACGATGTGTTCCGTCGGATATTAACGGTTTGAACGTTtccgaattaaatttaaatcaaaatcaaatctCGGATTTGAGTtatcaaattgtttattgtcCGAGATTAAAAACATTGAGGTTGGAAGAGAATTGTTTGCAAATTAACGCGATTAGCCCCAGGTTGTTGAAAGAATcgaaaatttctaatttgaGTTTGGAAGggaatttatttgaaatgaagCAATTGATGAATATCGATGGTTATGAAGCTTACATGGAAAGGTATACCgctgttaaaaaaaaattattttaa